A genomic region of Stenotrophomonas sp. NA06056 contains the following coding sequences:
- the btuB gene encoding TonB-dependent vitamin B12 receptor: MKLQSRMLSLAVLAALPALALAEDGAADLDQVLVTATRTPIALQDSIAPAQVIDRAQIESSQATSLQELLQGRAGINLTNAGGLGKQSSLFLRGTNSSHTVVLVDGVRINSADLGLAMYQDLPLAQIERVEIVRGPQSSLYGADAIGGVIQIFTRHNQGDFAPHFQLGGGSNGLREASGGIGGGTERGWFGADIAYQHSDGIDACRGSATLSAGCFADEPDRDGYRNLSKSLRGGYNLNDQWTVEGSALRADGENHYDGYYNYSETREQVLAGKVRYTPSEQLTLTANVGRSDNESDNFGDFGARGSAQTHRDSASLQADIGVAEGQLLSAGVDWSEDNLDGSSAGYLVDSRRNTGVFLQYQARFGRHQLQASARNDDNQQFGNHATGSLGWAMELGHGLRVNASYGTAFKAPTFSDLYDPWSGVPTLDPETSKSANLGISQQGQGWRWGLDVYETRIDDLITYDAATFRMQQVEKARIRGAELTGGATVAGFDINAQLSFTDPRNRTNGSAQFDNWLARRAQQTARLDIDRRFGDFRTGLTVQGAGKRYDDAANAVKVGGYGTLDLRAEYALTPAWSVLARVANVFDRAYETVAWFNQPGREYQLSVRYQPK, encoded by the coding sequence ATGAAACTGCAGTCCCGAATGCTGTCCCTGGCTGTGTTGGCCGCTCTTCCCGCGTTGGCCCTGGCCGAAGATGGCGCTGCCGATCTCGATCAGGTGCTGGTCACCGCCACCCGCACCCCGATCGCCCTGCAGGACAGCATCGCGCCTGCACAGGTGATCGACCGTGCACAGATCGAATCCAGCCAGGCCACCTCCCTGCAGGAACTGCTGCAGGGCCGCGCCGGCATCAACCTGACCAATGCCGGTGGCCTGGGCAAGCAGAGCTCGCTGTTCCTGCGTGGCACCAATTCCTCGCATACGGTGGTGCTGGTCGATGGCGTGCGCATCAACAGCGCCGACCTCGGCCTGGCGATGTACCAGGATCTGCCGCTGGCGCAGATCGAGCGCGTGGAAATCGTGCGCGGCCCGCAGTCCAGCCTGTACGGCGCCGATGCCATCGGCGGCGTGATCCAGATCTTCACCCGCCACAACCAGGGCGACTTCGCTCCGCACTTCCAGCTGGGGGGCGGCAGCAATGGCCTGCGTGAGGCCAGCGGCGGCATCGGCGGTGGCACCGAACGCGGTTGGTTCGGCGCCGACATCGCCTACCAGCATTCGGACGGCATCGATGCCTGCCGCGGCTCGGCCACGCTGTCTGCCGGCTGCTTCGCCGATGAACCCGACCGCGACGGCTATCGCAACCTGTCCAAGAGCCTGCGTGGTGGTTACAACCTCAACGACCAGTGGACCGTGGAAGGCAGCGCGCTGCGCGCCGACGGCGAGAACCACTACGACGGCTACTACAACTACTCCGAGACCCGCGAGCAGGTGCTGGCCGGCAAGGTGCGCTACACCCCGTCCGAGCAGCTGACGCTGACCGCCAATGTCGGCCGCAGCGACAACGAGTCCGACAACTTCGGCGACTTCGGTGCACGCGGCAGTGCACAGACGCACCGCGACAGCGCCTCTCTGCAGGCTGACATCGGTGTTGCCGAAGGCCAGCTGCTCAGCGCCGGCGTGGACTGGAGCGAGGACAACCTGGACGGCAGCAGCGCCGGTTACCTGGTCGACAGCCGCCGCAATACCGGCGTGTTCCTGCAGTATCAGGCGCGCTTCGGCCGTCACCAGCTGCAGGCCAGCGCGCGCAATGACGACAACCAGCAGTTTGGCAACCACGCCACCGGCAGCCTCGGCTGGGCGATGGAGCTGGGCCACGGCCTGCGTGTCAACGCCAGCTACGGCACCGCGTTCAAGGCGCCGACCTTCAGCGACCTGTACGACCCGTGGAGCGGCGTGCCGACGCTGGACCCGGAGACGTCCAAGAGTGCCAACCTCGGCATCTCGCAGCAGGGCCAGGGCTGGCGCTGGGGCCTGGACGTGTACGAGACCCGCATCGATGACCTGATCACCTATGACGCGGCCACCTTCCGCATGCAGCAGGTCGAGAAGGCACGCATCCGCGGTGCGGAACTGACCGGCGGCGCCACCGTGGCCGGCTTCGACATCAACGCGCAGCTGAGCTTCACCGACCCGCGCAACCGCACCAATGGCAGCGCGCAGTTCGACAACTGGCTGGCACGCCGCGCGCAGCAGACTGCGCGTCTGGACATCGACCGCCGCTTCGGCGACTTCCGCACCGGTCTGACTGTGCAGGGCGCGGGCAAGCGCTACGACGATGCCGCCAATGCGGTGAAGGTCGGCGGCTACGGCACGCTGGATCTGCGCGCCGAATATGCGCTGACCCCGGCATGGTCGGTGCTGGCGCGGGTGGCCAATGTGTTCGACCGCGCGTACGAGACCGTGGCGTGGTTCAACCAGCCGGGCCGCGAGTACCAGCTGAGCGTGCGTTACCAGCCGAAGTGA
- the gph gene encoding phosphoglycolate phosphatase (PGP is an essential enzyme in the glycolate salvage pathway in higher organisms (photorespiration in plants). Phosphoglycolate results from the oxidase activity of RubisCO in the Calvin cycle when concentrations of carbon dioxide are low relative to oxygen. This enzyme is a member of the Haloacid Dehalogenase (HAD) superfamily of aspartate-nucleophile hydrolase enzymes (PF00702).), protein MSYPYPLVVFDLDGTLVDSAADIAEALNRTLEDIGIARVAEATVLGWIGDGVRRLVEQAVQAAGREIDLAAVMPTFMVHYRECLLRSPQLFDGVVGALTQLRALNVPLAICTNKPEALVPPLLQHLGIAEAFALVLGGDSLPQRKPSGEPLRHIAAHFELPVEACLMVGDSLTDYRAAEDAGMPIALVRYGYPRGLDLDNAHAVAVIDDLRELPGLAAGIPV, encoded by the coding sequence TTGTCGTATCCCTATCCGCTGGTCGTGTTCGACCTCGATGGCACGCTGGTCGACAGCGCTGCCGATATCGCCGAAGCACTGAACCGCACGCTGGAGGACATCGGCATCGCACGCGTAGCCGAAGCCACCGTTCTGGGTTGGATCGGCGACGGCGTGCGCCGGCTGGTCGAACAGGCCGTGCAGGCTGCCGGGCGCGAGATCGACCTGGCAGCGGTGATGCCGACCTTCATGGTCCACTACCGCGAATGCCTGCTGCGCAGCCCGCAGCTGTTCGATGGCGTCGTGGGCGCGCTGACGCAGTTGCGCGCGTTGAACGTACCACTGGCGATCTGCACCAACAAGCCCGAAGCCCTGGTGCCGCCTTTGCTGCAGCACCTGGGCATCGCCGAGGCCTTCGCGCTGGTGCTGGGCGGTGATTCCCTGCCGCAGCGCAAGCCCAGCGGTGAGCCGTTGCGGCATATCGCCGCACACTTTGAACTGCCCGTCGAGGCGTGCCTGATGGTTGGCGATTCGCTTACCGACTACCGCGCCGCTGAGGACGCCGGCATGCCGATCGCCCTGGTGCGTTATGGCTATCCGCGAGGTCTGGACCTGGACAACGCGCACGCCGTGGCAGTGATCGACGACCTGCGCGAGTTGCCAGGGTTGGCTGCAGGCATTCCGGTGTAG
- a CDS encoding class I SAM-dependent methyltransferase → MNHGQALIDHNRAAWDRQASEVREWSRPVDAATIADAREGRWQVHLTPRALPLDWLGDVRGRRILCLASAGGQQAPVLAAAGAEVTVFDLSDGQLAQDRAVADRDGLSLRTVQGDMRDLQAFANGSFDVVFHPISNLYVPDVRPVWAECHRVLARDGLLMASFYNPVVFVAARDAQLSEQGLIRPQYAIPYSDLEDLEPAAREAKLARGEALTFGHSLADLIAGQLDAGFVIDRFMEDWQPQPRFVIDRYLPTFLATRARRIG, encoded by the coding sequence ATGAACCATGGACAGGCGTTGATCGACCACAACCGTGCGGCCTGGGACCGCCAGGCCAGCGAGGTGCGCGAGTGGTCGCGGCCGGTGGACGCCGCAACGATTGCCGACGCCCGCGAGGGGCGCTGGCAGGTGCACCTGACGCCGCGTGCGCTGCCGCTGGATTGGCTCGGCGATGTGCGGGGCAGGCGCATCCTGTGCCTGGCCTCGGCCGGGGGCCAGCAGGCGCCCGTGCTTGCTGCGGCAGGCGCCGAGGTGACCGTGTTCGATCTTTCCGACGGGCAGCTGGCGCAGGACCGCGCCGTGGCCGACCGCGATGGTCTGTCGCTGCGCACCGTGCAGGGTGACATGCGCGATCTGCAGGCCTTCGCCAATGGCAGCTTCGACGTGGTGTTCCATCCCATCTCGAACCTGTACGTGCCCGACGTGCGTCCGGTGTGGGCCGAGTGCCACCGGGTGCTGGCCCGCGATGGCCTGCTGATGGCCAGCTTCTACAATCCGGTGGTGTTCGTCGCTGCGCGTGACGCACAGTTGAGCGAGCAGGGCCTGATCCGCCCGCAGTACGCGATTCCCTATTCCGACCTGGAAGACCTGGAGCCAGCCGCGCGCGAGGCCAAGCTGGCCCGTGGCGAAGCGCTGACATTCGGCCACAGCCTGGCTGATCTGATCGCCGGGCAGCTGGATGCCGGGTTCGTCATTGATCGCTTCATGGAAGACTGGCAACCGCAGCCGCGCTTCGTGATCGACCGCTACCTGCCGACCTTCCTGGCCACCCGCGCACGCCGGATCGGCTGA
- a CDS encoding LysR family transcriptional regulator, with translation MDRLTAMTVFVEVAERGSLTAAAEVLDMSRAMVSRYLAEVEGWLGARLLHRTTRRVSLTGAGEAALARFRQMLAIGEELQGELASDDPEPHGTLRITASVSFGQSHLARAVAAFVQRHPAARIELLLVDRMVNLVEERVDLAVRIARQIDPSLIARRLAICRSVLCATPAYLQVRGTPTAPEHLVTHNCLTHHYVGKSLWQLHRAGRSLSVAVGGNISANEASLLLEAVRANAGIAMLPTYQVAPLLRSGELIELLPEYSLDELGIHAVYASRRQQPAIMRRFLDFLAECFASPAFQDLDWRPSGKENT, from the coding sequence ATGGACCGATTGACCGCCATGACCGTGTTCGTCGAAGTCGCCGAGCGCGGCAGCCTGACCGCCGCCGCCGAGGTGCTGGACATGTCGCGGGCGATGGTCAGCCGCTACCTGGCCGAAGTAGAAGGCTGGCTGGGTGCGCGGCTGCTGCACCGGACCACGCGGCGGGTGAGCCTGACCGGAGCCGGTGAAGCCGCGTTGGCGCGCTTCCGGCAGATGCTGGCGATCGGCGAGGAACTACAGGGCGAGCTGGCCAGCGACGATCCCGAGCCACACGGCACGCTGCGCATCACCGCCAGCGTGTCGTTCGGGCAGAGCCATCTGGCGCGCGCGGTGGCCGCGTTCGTGCAGCGCCATCCAGCCGCACGCATCGAACTGCTGCTGGTGGACCGCATGGTCAACCTGGTGGAGGAGCGCGTCGACCTGGCCGTGCGCATCGCGCGGCAGATCGATCCCAGCCTGATCGCCCGTCGGTTGGCGATCTGCCGCTCGGTGCTGTGCGCGACGCCCGCCTACCTGCAGGTACGTGGCACGCCGACCGCGCCCGAACACCTCGTCACGCACAACTGCCTGACCCATCACTACGTTGGCAAGAGCCTATGGCAGCTGCATCGCGCAGGGCGCTCGTTGTCGGTTGCGGTGGGCGGCAACATCAGTGCCAATGAAGCATCGCTGCTGCTGGAGGCCGTGCGCGCCAATGCCGGCATCGCCATGCTGCCGACCTACCAGGTGGCACCGCTGCTGCGCAGTGGCGAACTGATCGAACTGCTGCCCGAGTACAGCCTGGACGAGCTCGGCATTCATGCTGTGTACGCGTCGCGTCGACAACAGCCCGCTATCATGCGGCGATTCCTGGACTTCCTCGCCGAATGCTTCGCGAGCCCGGCCTTCCAGGATCTGGACTGGCGCCCCTCGGGCAAGGAGAACACATGA
- a CDS encoding NAD(P)H-binding protein: MKIALVGATGNIGRQIARHALANGHQLTVIVRSAQDLPAELAGAHPVIASLDDQDALVAAITGHDVLASAYGPRPGDDIGRVGEVAAQLADAARKANVPRLVVVGGAGSLEVAPGVQLVDTPNFPEAYKPYALAHREAFNRLQAVDDLDWTFFSPAAEIGPGEERGQYRVQLKAFLADASGHSRISYADYGAAFVAELEARKYPKQIITAAY, encoded by the coding sequence ATGAAGATCGCCCTCGTCGGTGCCACCGGCAACATCGGCCGCCAGATCGCCCGCCACGCGCTGGCCAACGGCCACCAACTGACCGTCATCGTGCGCAGCGCGCAGGACCTGCCGGCCGAGCTGGCCGGCGCCCATCCGGTCATCGCCTCGCTGGATGACCAGGATGCCCTGGTCGCCGCCATCACCGGCCACGATGTGCTGGCCAGCGCCTATGGCCCGCGTCCGGGCGACGACATCGGTCGCGTCGGCGAGGTGGCCGCGCAGCTGGCCGATGCCGCCCGCAAGGCCAACGTGCCGCGTCTGGTGGTGGTCGGTGGTGCGGGCAGCCTGGAAGTCGCACCCGGCGTGCAGCTGGTCGATACCCCCAACTTCCCGGAGGCGTACAAGCCGTACGCACTGGCCCACCGTGAGGCGTTCAACCGCCTGCAGGCGGTGGATGACCTGGACTGGACCTTCTTCTCGCCGGCCGCCGAAATCGGCCCGGGTGAAGAGCGGGGCCAGTACCGCGTGCAGCTGAAGGCCTTCCTCGCCGATGCCAGCGGCCACAGCCGCATCAGCTACGCCGACTACGGCGCCGCGTTCGTCGCCGAACTGGAAGCGCGCAAGTACCCGAAGCAGATCATCACGGCCGCATATTGA
- a CDS encoding MBL fold metallo-hydrolase produces MRTAALLFPLALAAGFASTPLLAAPAAPASASAAKSELRLQTFHPGPQAMFSVSSVLIEGRNDAILVNAQFGAGDARRLVEQIRASGKQLTTIYISHGDPDYYFGLATVQDAFPQARIVATAQTVAHIRESQAGKLAYWGPKMGADVPARIVVPAVLEGDALQLEGQRLPLIGLDGPTPDRSVLWVPSLRAIVGGIPVVAGEHVWMADTQTPQSHAVWLRTLQQLQALKPKVVVPGHYAEGAALDASALRFTADYIRAFDVETAKAKDSAALVRAMQARYPTLAGVESLQLSAKVAKGEMRWP; encoded by the coding sequence ATGCGAACCGCTGCCCTGCTGTTCCCCCTCGCGCTGGCTGCAGGCTTCGCCAGCACCCCGCTGCTGGCCGCGCCGGCCGCCCCTGCATCTGCCAGCGCTGCGAAATCCGAGCTGCGCCTGCAGACCTTCCATCCCGGCCCGCAGGCAATGTTCTCGGTGTCCTCGGTGCTGATCGAAGGGCGCAACGATGCGATCCTGGTCAACGCGCAGTTCGGTGCCGGCGATGCGCGCCGGCTGGTCGAGCAGATCCGCGCCAGCGGCAAGCAACTGACCACCATCTACATCAGCCATGGCGACCCGGATTACTACTTCGGCCTGGCCACCGTGCAGGACGCATTCCCGCAGGCGCGCATCGTCGCCACCGCGCAGACCGTGGCGCACATCCGAGAATCCCAGGCCGGCAAGCTGGCGTACTGGGGGCCGAAGATGGGCGCCGACGTTCCCGCACGCATCGTGGTGCCAGCCGTACTGGAAGGCGATGCACTGCAGCTGGAAGGCCAGCGCCTGCCGTTGATCGGCCTGGATGGCCCGACGCCGGACCGCAGCGTGCTATGGGTGCCGTCGCTGCGCGCGATCGTCGGTGGCATTCCGGTGGTGGCCGGCGAGCATGTGTGGATGGCCGATACGCAGACGCCGCAGTCGCATGCCGTTTGGCTGCGCACGCTGCAGCAGCTGCAGGCGTTGAAGCCGAAGGTGGTGGTGCCCGGTCATTACGCGGAGGGCGCGGCACTGGATGCCAGTGCGTTGCGCTTCACGGCGGACTACATCCGCGCCTTCGATGTTGAAACGGCCAAGGCCAAGGACAGTGCGGCGTTGGTGAGGGCGATGCAGGCGCGCTATCCGACGCTGGCGGGTGTGGAGTCGCTGCAGTTGAGTGCGAAGGTGGCCAAGGGCGAGATGCGGTGGCCGTAA
- the dinB gene encoding DNA polymerase IV, with protein sequence MNALRKIIHVDMDAFYASVEQRDDPSLRGKPVVVAWRGARSVVCAASYEARVFGVRSAMPALRAERLCPDAIFVPPDFARYKAVSRQVREIFLRHTDLVEPLSLDEAYLDVTAPKSGIELATEIARTIRAQIREETNLTASAGIAPNKFLAKIASDWRKPDGQFVIPPQRVDAFLLTLPVKSVPGVGKVMEGKLAERGIITCGDLRNWTLPDLEENFGSFGRSLYNRARGIDERPVEPDQQVQSISSEDTFAEDLLLEDLTEAIVQLAEKTWHATRKTERIGHTVVLKLKTAQFRILTRSFTPERPPESMVELRDIALALRARVDLPADTRYRLVGVGLGGFREKEAVVQGELFEH encoded by the coding sequence ATGAACGCACTGCGCAAGATCATCCACGTCGACATGGACGCCTTCTACGCGTCGGTGGAGCAGCGCGACGATCCGTCACTGCGCGGCAAGCCGGTGGTCGTGGCATGGCGCGGCGCGCGTTCGGTGGTGTGTGCCGCCTCGTACGAGGCGCGCGTGTTCGGCGTGCGTTCGGCGATGCCGGCACTGCGCGCCGAGCGCCTGTGCCCGGATGCGATCTTCGTGCCGCCGGATTTCGCGCGTTACAAAGCCGTGTCACGCCAGGTGCGCGAGATCTTCCTGCGCCATACCGATCTGGTCGAACCGCTGTCCCTGGATGAGGCCTACCTGGACGTGACCGCGCCGAAGAGCGGCATCGAACTGGCCACCGAGATCGCCCGCACCATCCGCGCGCAGATCCGCGAAGAGACGAACCTGACTGCTTCAGCCGGCATCGCGCCGAACAAGTTCCTGGCCAAGATCGCCTCGGACTGGCGCAAGCCTGACGGCCAGTTCGTCATTCCGCCGCAGCGCGTGGACGCGTTCCTGCTGACCCTGCCGGTGAAGAGCGTGCCGGGCGTGGGCAAGGTGATGGAGGGCAAGCTGGCCGAGCGCGGCATCATCACCTGTGGTGATCTGCGCAACTGGACGCTGCCGGATCTGGAAGAAAACTTCGGCAGCTTCGGCCGCAGCCTGTACAACCGCGCCCGCGGCATCGATGAACGGCCGGTGGAACCGGACCAGCAGGTGCAGTCGATCTCCTCCGAGGACACCTTCGCCGAGGACCTGCTGCTGGAAGACCTGACTGAGGCGATCGTGCAGCTTGCCGAGAAGACCTGGCATGCCACGCGCAAGACCGAACGCATCGGCCACACCGTGGTGTTGAAGCTGAAGACCGCGCAGTTCCGCATCCTCACCCGCAGCTTCACCCCCGAACGCCCGCCGGAATCGATGGTCGAACTGCGCGACATCGCACTGGCCCTGCGCGCCCGCGTCGACCTGCCCGCCGACACCCGCTACCGCCTGGTCGGCGTCGGCCTCGGTGGTTTCCGCGAAAAGGAAGCGGTGGTGCAGGGCGAATTGTTCGAGCACTGA
- the fabA gene encoding 3-hydroxyacyl-[acyl-carrier-protein] dehydratase FabA, with protein MTRLHAFNRDQLLASARGELFGAAAGRLPNDPMLMFDRITEIREDGGPHGKGMVRAELDIRPDLWFFGCHFIGDPVMPGCLGLDAMWQLTGFFLTWLGAPGKGRALGCGEVKFTGQVLPDAKLVRYEIDISRVINRKLVMAQSDARMYVDDREIYSARDLRVGLFTETGSF; from the coding sequence ATGACTCGTCTCCACGCGTTCAACCGCGACCAGCTGCTGGCCAGCGCACGCGGTGAACTGTTCGGCGCTGCCGCCGGCCGGTTGCCCAACGACCCGATGCTGATGTTCGACCGCATCACCGAAATCCGCGAGGACGGCGGACCGCATGGCAAAGGCATGGTACGCGCCGAACTGGATATCCGCCCGGACCTGTGGTTCTTCGGTTGCCACTTCATCGGCGACCCGGTGATGCCCGGCTGCTTGGGCCTGGATGCCATGTGGCAGTTGACCGGCTTCTTCCTCACCTGGCTCGGTGCCCCCGGCAAGGGCCGCGCCCTGGGCTGCGGCGAAGTGAAGTTCACCGGCCAGGTGCTGCCCGACGCCAAGCTGGTGCGCTACGAGATCGACATCAGCCGCGTCATCAACCGCAAGCTGGTGATGGCCCAGTCCGATGCCCGCATGTACGTGGATGACCGCGAAATCTACAGCGCGCGCGACCTGCGCGTGGGCCTGTTCACTGAAACCGGGAGCTTCTGA